In Thalassoglobus sp. JC818, a single window of DNA contains:
- a CDS encoding serine/threonine-protein kinase has product MAVLSSNDLLAQTISSDCPSDQELTCLLNDQLAIDIKSRIEQHVESCERCQQWLELAASCDLVDSHQWSHPESSTDSQTSSVIHVVEKETPNWNVIQNRETSPERLNEMRIQDRILSPSLFPSETSQLEVINVLGEGGMAVVFLCHDELSDRELAVKVLRHRYVTDYEARERFLHEAEIQSRLLGQGVPEVFQWGELIDGRSFIVMEYWPGVTVSESFFGEMRQETSTREILFLMHQVCEIVARAHANGVVHRDLKPSNFLIDQDGQVAVLDWGLAKNNFGPSQVFDSSADSAFPRSITNLCRSVVGTPGYSAPEQVSGNTIEPTADVYSLGVILAELLAGERIKDLHRSFHTPDENYNNSERIVSELIAAGVSGSLVQMIRCCLNSDPQQRFTSAKEMADCLAQLLRTYNFSEICLVARARRHTSAPMTARTIRRLLNPRNSSAELQ; this is encoded by the coding sequence ATGGCCGTGCTGTCGTCCAATGACCTGCTAGCTCAGACAATCTCATCCGATTGTCCATCTGATCAAGAACTGACGTGCCTGTTAAACGACCAATTGGCAATTGATATCAAGAGCCGCATTGAGCAACACGTCGAGTCCTGCGAACGCTGTCAGCAGTGGTTAGAGCTTGCGGCCAGCTGCGATTTAGTGGACTCGCACCAGTGGTCGCATCCTGAATCTTCGACGGACTCTCAGACAAGTTCCGTCATCCATGTTGTGGAGAAAGAAACGCCCAATTGGAATGTGATTCAGAATCGCGAGACGTCGCCTGAACGGCTGAATGAAATGCGGATTCAGGACCGAATCCTCAGTCCGAGTCTCTTCCCCAGCGAAACTTCACAACTGGAAGTCATCAACGTCCTCGGTGAGGGCGGCATGGCTGTTGTTTTTCTCTGTCACGACGAGCTGTCCGACCGGGAACTTGCCGTCAAAGTGCTACGACACCGCTACGTTACTGACTACGAGGCCCGCGAGCGATTCTTACACGAAGCCGAAATACAGTCGCGTCTCCTGGGACAGGGCGTCCCTGAAGTCTTCCAGTGGGGCGAACTCATTGACGGGCGATCATTTATCGTAATGGAATACTGGCCGGGCGTGACCGTATCGGAATCATTCTTCGGTGAAATGCGTCAAGAGACGTCAACACGCGAAATTCTGTTTCTGATGCACCAGGTATGTGAAATCGTTGCGAGAGCCCATGCAAACGGAGTGGTTCACCGCGACTTGAAGCCATCGAACTTTCTGATTGATCAAGATGGTCAAGTCGCCGTCCTTGATTGGGGGCTTGCGAAAAACAATTTCGGCCCATCGCAAGTCTTTGACAGTTCGGCCGATTCCGCATTTCCCAGGTCAATCACGAACCTTTGTCGATCCGTTGTCGGGACGCCAGGTTACAGTGCACCGGAACAGGTGTCGGGAAACACAATTGAGCCGACCGCGGATGTTTATTCACTCGGAGTGATTCTCGCGGAACTGCTCGCCGGAGAGCGAATTAAAGATCTCCATCGATCGTTTCACACCCCTGACGAAAACTATAACAATTCAGAACGAATTGTGAGTGAGTTGATCGCTGCTGGAGTATCTGGCTCTCTGGTCCAAATGATTCGCTGTTGCCTGAACTCCGATCCTCAGCAGCGGTTCACGTCTGCCAAAGAGATGGCAGATTGCCTCGCTCAACTGCTACGTACATACAACTTCTCTGAGATTTGTCTCGTGGCACGTGCACGACGCCACACCTCTGCTCCAATGACAGCCCGCACGATTCGCAGATTGCTGAATCCTCGGAATTCTTCCGCTGAACTGCAATAA
- a CDS encoding SctK family type III secretion system sorting platform protein translates to MTQSQMCHWMETHPQLATMVMRFNHPLASTIHPERRTWDSTLNLTAIESTARGRRRMSRELQSTLQLADSAFFDFEPPLRRFALLTWEELKRLVTLAGAVCVGKSITRLIRRDDRKRVCDQLGEDLFQFAVQKSQLTSNFPQYDCDVSDLSSERMEIVGWNLFASCYVDEPAAFLTRLQLKAPRKITLMKPLENEFDALLNSTGRQSVLQHLKKITISEIRPDLATCFE, encoded by the coding sequence ATGACGCAATCACAAATGTGCCATTGGATGGAGACACATCCGCAGCTTGCCACAATGGTGATGAGATTCAATCACCCACTCGCTTCAACGATCCACCCGGAACGACGAACGTGGGATTCGACGCTCAACTTGACAGCGATTGAATCAACAGCCCGCGGTCGTCGAAGAATGTCACGCGAATTGCAAAGCACTCTTCAACTCGCTGATTCGGCGTTCTTCGATTTTGAACCACCACTCCGTCGGTTCGCATTGCTCACGTGGGAGGAACTGAAGCGCCTCGTGACTCTGGCAGGTGCCGTTTGTGTTGGTAAGAGCATCACCAGGCTGATTCGTCGCGACGACCGTAAGCGAGTCTGTGATCAACTTGGAGAGGACCTATTTCAGTTCGCAGTACAGAAATCACAGCTCACGTCCAACTTCCCGCAATATGACTGTGATGTCAGTGACCTTAGCAGTGAACGAATGGAAATCGTGGGCTGGAATTTATTCGCATCGTGCTACGTCGATGAACCGGCAGCGTTTTTAACGCGGCTGCAATTGAAGGCCCCCCGCAAGATTACACTGATGAAGCCATTGGAGAACGAGTTCGATGCTCTCCTGAATTCGACGGGTCGTCAGTCGGTACTCCAACACCTTAAGAAAATCACGATCTCAGAAATCCGACCGGATCTGGCCACATGTTTCGAATAG
- a CDS encoding FHA domain-containing protein encodes MRYLLKIFSGPHIGAEVELPTGESTIGSSDDCDLVLTDRLIAEQHVAVSVSDSSISIRQLGSEAVLVDGKPVDSAELRPFQYFTIGTTHLAIGPADKPWPHFDLSDFQLRPPVEEAEPSQELDDVQSESDATETSVTPAETQLSQSRGSRRFPVMITSVALFFALNAALVFAGFSNNWLDSKPETTSEQANDIEAERSNFERLVKEFSPGVEVDESNQRLELTGYVIRETDREQLLEAAKNIDPHVIFKVRSTESLLAVVNEILSQAELEQTWSASITNPGVIKISGTLETRSTDSEELLRKTLERIEKDVPLKELLVDVTKTRSILEESEVIAEVNLSEDSDTQTVPTPPTERLLRSNPIPIIDVRIANDRVFTLPNGIQISVGGRLSDGSRVEEIEFEHAIVRTKSGQRMIVPFGL; translated from the coding sequence GTGCGATACCTGCTGAAGATCTTTTCAGGTCCACACATCGGCGCGGAAGTCGAACTCCCGACCGGGGAATCCACGATCGGCAGCAGCGACGACTGTGATCTCGTCCTCACTGATCGACTGATCGCTGAACAACATGTCGCCGTCAGTGTCTCCGACTCTTCCATCTCTATTCGACAGCTTGGATCAGAAGCAGTCCTGGTGGATGGGAAGCCTGTCGACTCGGCAGAACTTCGTCCGTTTCAGTACTTCACAATTGGCACAACGCATCTAGCGATTGGACCGGCAGATAAACCGTGGCCGCATTTTGATCTGTCCGATTTTCAACTTCGGCCACCAGTCGAAGAAGCCGAACCGAGTCAAGAACTCGACGACGTTCAGTCCGAATCAGATGCGACCGAAACCAGCGTCACACCGGCTGAGACTCAATTGAGTCAGAGCAGGGGATCTCGACGATTTCCTGTCATGATCACCTCGGTTGCCTTGTTTTTTGCTTTGAACGCAGCACTCGTCTTTGCAGGGTTCTCGAACAATTGGCTCGATTCGAAACCTGAGACCACTTCTGAACAGGCCAATGATATAGAAGCAGAGAGAAGTAACTTCGAAAGGCTCGTGAAGGAATTCTCACCTGGCGTCGAAGTCGATGAGTCAAATCAACGACTCGAGTTGACCGGATATGTCATCCGTGAAACGGACCGTGAACAGTTGCTCGAAGCTGCGAAGAACATTGATCCCCACGTCATCTTCAAAGTTCGATCGACAGAGTCACTCTTGGCAGTTGTAAACGAAATCTTATCTCAAGCTGAGCTGGAACAAACTTGGTCGGCTTCAATAACCAACCCGGGAGTTATCAAAATCTCCGGCACACTCGAGACACGGTCCACCGATTCTGAAGAACTGCTCAGAAAGACTTTGGAAAGGATCGAGAAAGATGTGCCACTCAAGGAATTACTGGTCGACGTAACGAAAACTCGTTCGATTCTCGAAGAATCCGAAGTGATCGCGGAAGTTAATCTTAGCGAAGACTCAGACACTCAGACCGTACCGACTCCACCAACGGAACGACTCTTGAGAAGCAATCCGATTCCAATCATCGACGTCCGTATTGCTAACGACCGAGTTTTTACGCTGCCCAATGGAATCCAGATTTCGGTAGGCGGACGACTCTCGGATGGATCGCGAGTGGAAGAAATCGAATTTGAGCACGCCATCGTGCGGACGAAATCCGGTCAAAGAATGATTGTCCCCTTCGGACTCTAA
- a CDS encoding HrpB1 family type III secretion system apparatus protein has translation MDISQNLSQLMLEIGMMAAWRGETQEARVILDGLKAVRPESASLEVGTAIALLNEGKSGIAMHVLEEALKKDPESSFARYLLALTHKLNGLEDRSRTLCVEVMENSSDDIAADLARSLMQIPAGGLSFHHTPA, from the coding sequence ATGGACATTTCTCAGAACCTTTCTCAACTCATGCTTGAAATTGGCATGATGGCAGCCTGGCGAGGTGAAACCCAAGAAGCCCGCGTCATTCTTGACGGGCTGAAAGCGGTTCGTCCTGAAAGTGCGAGCCTAGAGGTTGGGACAGCCATTGCACTCCTCAACGAGGGGAAATCCGGTATTGCCATGCACGTTCTTGAAGAGGCGCTGAAGAAGGACCCAGAATCGAGTTTTGCCAGATATCTCCTCGCTCTGACTCACAAATTGAATGGTTTGGAAGATCGGAGCCGGACATTGTGTGTTGAAGTCATGGAGAACTCTTCCGACGACATTGCGGCCGACCTTGCTCGTTCACTCATGCAGATTCCCGCCGGCGGATTGTCTTTTCATCACACTCCAGCCTGA
- a CDS encoding HrpE/YscL family type III secretion apparatus protein → MFRIVHESHHLPTNRKLVKREDVIAALTADQIVAQAEADAAQIRLDAQLEYENQQRQGYEDGLELAKIERTTLMTEAVQQTTAYYAQVEQRMIAVVQRSLHNILGEIDDHQLIYQSVREGLNWARNQSRITLRIHPQHINGLRRRVDELKSLYPSVEIIDLEPDSHMSAHQCVVETEIGSIDASVDAQCEAVIRSLTQSIQDRHSKTFSNGLKNAELSEPASAILDEQRKES, encoded by the coding sequence ATGTTTCGAATAGTCCATGAAAGTCATCACCTGCCGACGAATCGCAAGCTGGTCAAGCGCGAAGATGTTATCGCAGCTTTGACGGCTGATCAGATTGTCGCTCAAGCAGAAGCAGATGCCGCACAGATTCGGCTCGATGCTCAGCTGGAATACGAAAACCAACAGCGCCAGGGTTACGAGGATGGTCTCGAACTTGCGAAGATCGAGCGAACGACTCTGATGACTGAGGCTGTACAGCAAACAACTGCATACTATGCCCAAGTCGAACAACGGATGATCGCCGTCGTCCAACGTTCTCTTCACAACATTCTTGGCGAAATTGATGACCACCAGTTGATTTATCAATCAGTCCGCGAGGGACTGAACTGGGCGCGAAATCAGTCGCGCATCACTCTTCGGATCCATCCGCAGCATATTAATGGATTGCGTCGACGAGTGGACGAACTCAAGTCGCTTTACCCCTCGGTCGAAATCATCGACCTCGAACCAGACTCCCATATGTCTGCCCACCAATGCGTCGTCGAGACGGAGATCGGTTCGATTGATGCGAGCGTTGATGCTCAGTGTGAAGCAGTTATTCGATCGCTCACTCAATCAATCCAAGACCGACATTCGAAAACGTTCTCCAATGGCCTGAAGAATGCCGAACTCTCGGAACCGGCGTCGGCGATTCTGGATGAGCAAAGAAAGGAGTCGTAG
- the sctJ gene encoding type III secretion system inner membrane ring lipoprotein SctJ has protein sequence MDILNRISTTLRIGRPTFALTAFVLLLLSGCSDVDLYSNLHEREANEMMAILLDGGISCTKGEGDEDQTWKLKVGSENFSRAVKILTASGYPTDRHVRMGDVFKKSGLVSSPTEDRIRFVYALSEEIAETISRIDGVVDSRVHVVLPDNDPFSDSTKPSSASVYIKHRSDVDLTAEKMEIKDLVAKSIEGLASDEIEVFLDEVEPIAPPPEEGASYSQVFGITIATTSLKKFWIIGGSIAGIAVLCLVLTLWLGWRDYQSRHKSATQNGSGGSTSRVDSRIRQNGTVTA, from the coding sequence ATGGACATTCTAAACCGCATATCGACGACGTTGAGGATTGGACGGCCGACGTTCGCATTGACTGCGTTCGTCCTCCTGCTTCTTTCCGGTTGCTCAGATGTCGATCTCTACTCAAATCTTCATGAGCGAGAAGCCAACGAAATGATGGCGATCCTTCTCGATGGTGGGATCTCATGCACCAAGGGGGAAGGCGACGAAGACCAGACCTGGAAGCTGAAAGTCGGATCTGAAAACTTCTCTCGGGCTGTTAAAATCCTCACTGCTTCGGGATATCCCACTGATCGTCATGTGCGGATGGGTGACGTCTTCAAAAAGTCCGGCCTAGTTTCATCGCCGACTGAAGATCGAATCCGTTTTGTTTACGCACTCTCGGAAGAGATCGCTGAAACCATTTCTCGAATTGACGGCGTCGTCGATTCAAGAGTCCACGTCGTTCTGCCTGACAACGATCCATTCTCGGACAGTACAAAGCCGTCATCAGCTTCTGTTTACATAAAACACCGTTCCGATGTCGATCTCACGGCAGAGAAAATGGAGATTAAGGACCTCGTTGCCAAGAGTATCGAAGGACTCGCAAGCGATGAGATTGAGGTCTTCCTTGACGAAGTAGAACCCATCGCTCCGCCTCCTGAAGAAGGTGCCTCCTACTCACAAGTTTTTGGGATAACGATTGCGACGACTTCGCTGAAGAAATTCTGGATCATCGGCGGCAGTATCGCTGGCATCGCAGTCTTATGCCTTGTGCTCACATTGTGGCTGGGATGGAGAGACTATCAGTCCCGGCACAAGTCCGCGACGCAAAACGGTTCCGGCGGTTCAACTTCGCGCGTTGATAGCCGCATTCGCCAGAACGGAACTGTGACAGCGTGA